A stretch of the Ictidomys tridecemlineatus isolate mIctTri1 chromosome 5, mIctTri1.hap1, whole genome shotgun sequence genome encodes the following:
- the Nusap1 gene encoding nucleolar and spindle-associated protein 1 isoform X4 translates to MTVPSAEELDSFKYSDLQNLAKRLGLRANLRADKLLKALKAHLKHEERKENKDESQTSGSSKDETMIQINSHEQTKREPIGNITKTRRCKTVHGHPDSQQDHSEVKMSDDTEFQNQEKQKNQDLGTTAKVPSLPDQSQGDDNVVSSGKSEMNDFKKLHEARFKEMESIDEYIKRKKKHFEDHNSFHELKKQPGNKGGVVTPVPPKGRLSVTCTPINQQRSKGQSHGPASRSTRYLRGSVKHSALSAAKMSVRFSAATKDNEHKHSMIKTPARKSPHVTTSGKTSEGHAVPGTPNLKTNRENSAAVITPFKLTTMAMQTPVSNKKPVFDLKASLSRPLNYEPHKGKLKPWGKSKENNSLNEHVDRVTFHKKTYKQPHLQTREEQRKKQEQERKEKKAKVLEARRGFIILKDE, encoded by the exons GCAGACAAGTTGTTAAAAGCCTTAAAAGCCCATCttaaacatgaagaaagaaaagaaaataag GATGAAAGTCAAACTTCTGGATCCTCCAAGGATGAAACTATGATACAGATTAACAGTCATGAACAAACCAAGAGGGAGCCAATTGGCAATATCACCAAAACGAGGAGATGCAAGACAGTTCATGGGCACCCTGACTCTCAG CAGGATCATTCTGAGGTAAAAATGAGTGATGATACTGAATTCCAGAatcaagaaaagcagaaaaaccAGGATCTTGGAACTACTGCAAAAGTTCCTTCTCTGCCAGACCAGAGCCAAGGAGATGATAATGTTGTTTCCTCAGGAAAAAGTGAGATGAATG ATTTTAAGAAGCTTCATGAGGCTCGTTTTAAGGAAATGGAGTCCATTGATGaatatattaagagaaaaaagaaacattttgaagACCACAATTCCTTTCATGAACTGAAG AAGCAGCCTGGCAATAAGGGAGGAGTAGTAACTCCAGTTCCTCCAAAAGGAAGACTCTCTGTGACTTGTACACCAATCAACCAACAGCGCTCAAAAGGCCAATCACATGGCCCTGCAAGTCGGAGCACTAGGTATCTGAGGGGGTCAGTCAAGCACTCTGCTCTCTCAGCAGCTAAAATGAGTGTCAG GTTTTCAGCTGCTACTAAAGATAATGAGCATAAGCATTCAATGATCAAGACTCCAGCTAGAAAGTCTCCACATGTGACCACATCTGGGAAAACCTCAGAAGGCCATGCTGTGCCTGGGACACCCAATTTAAAGACCAACAGAGAGAATTCTGCTGCAG TTATTACCCCATTCAAGTTAACAACTATGGCAATGcagactccagtctccaataagAAACCAGTATTTGATCTCAAAGCAAGTTTGTCTCGTCCCCTCAACTATGAGCCACACAAAG GAAAGCTGAAACCATGGGGGAAatctaaagaaaataattctctgAATGAACATGTGGACAGAGTTACGTTCCATAAGAAAACCTATAAACAACCTCATCTCCAGACCAG GGAAGAGCAGCGGAAGAAACAAGAGCAAGAACGAAAGgagaagaaagcaaaggttttGGAAGCTCGAAGGGGCTTCATTATACTTAAAGATGAATAA
- the Nusap1 gene encoding nucleolar and spindle-associated protein 1 isoform X2, which yields MTVPSAEELDSFKYSDLQNLAKRLGLRANLRADKLLKALKAHLKHEERKENKDESQTSGSSKDETMIQINSHEQTKREPIGNITKTRRCKTVHGHPDSQQDHSEVKMSDDTEFQNQEKQKNQDLGTTAKVPSLPDQSQGDDNVVSSGKSEMNDNEDSKGPSERKSLYTDGFSKLGNNKRTTVTTPNFKKLHEARFKEMESIDEYIKRKKKHFEDHNSFHELKQPGNKGGVVTPVPPKGRLSVTCTPINQQRSKGQSHGPASRSTRYLRGSVKHSALSAAKMSVRFSAATKDNEHKHSMIKTPARKSPHVTTSGKTSEGHAVPGTPNLKTNRENSAAVITPFKLTTMAMQTPVSNKKPVFDLKASLSRPLNYEPHKGKLKPWGKSKENNSLNEHVDRVTFHKKTYKQPHLQTREEQRKKQEQERKEKKAKVLEARRGFIILKDE from the exons GCAGACAAGTTGTTAAAAGCCTTAAAAGCCCATCttaaacatgaagaaagaaaagaaaataag GATGAAAGTCAAACTTCTGGATCCTCCAAGGATGAAACTATGATACAGATTAACAGTCATGAACAAACCAAGAGGGAGCCAATTGGCAATATCACCAAAACGAGGAGATGCAAGACAGTTCATGGGCACCCTGACTCTCAG CAGGATCATTCTGAGGTAAAAATGAGTGATGATACTGAATTCCAGAatcaagaaaagcagaaaaaccAGGATCTTGGAACTACTGCAAAAGTTCCTTCTCTGCCAGACCAGAGCCAAGGAGATGATAATGTTGTTTCCTCAGGAAAAAGTGAGATGAATG ACAATGAAGATTCAAAGGGACCTTCAGAAAGAAAGTCACTCTACACAGATGGGTTTTCCAAACTTGGAAACAATAAAAGAACTACAGTCACTACTCCAA ATTTTAAGAAGCTTCATGAGGCTCGTTTTAAGGAAATGGAGTCCATTGATGaatatattaagagaaaaaagaaacattttgaagACCACAATTCCTTTCATGAACTGAAG CAGCCTGGCAATAAGGGAGGAGTAGTAACTCCAGTTCCTCCAAAAGGAAGACTCTCTGTGACTTGTACACCAATCAACCAACAGCGCTCAAAAGGCCAATCACATGGCCCTGCAAGTCGGAGCACTAGGTATCTGAGGGGGTCAGTCAAGCACTCTGCTCTCTCAGCAGCTAAAATGAGTGTCAG GTTTTCAGCTGCTACTAAAGATAATGAGCATAAGCATTCAATGATCAAGACTCCAGCTAGAAAGTCTCCACATGTGACCACATCTGGGAAAACCTCAGAAGGCCATGCTGTGCCTGGGACACCCAATTTAAAGACCAACAGAGAGAATTCTGCTGCAG TTATTACCCCATTCAAGTTAACAACTATGGCAATGcagactccagtctccaataagAAACCAGTATTTGATCTCAAAGCAAGTTTGTCTCGTCCCCTCAACTATGAGCCACACAAAG GAAAGCTGAAACCATGGGGGAAatctaaagaaaataattctctgAATGAACATGTGGACAGAGTTACGTTCCATAAGAAAACCTATAAACAACCTCATCTCCAGACCAG GGAAGAGCAGCGGAAGAAACAAGAGCAAGAACGAAAGgagaagaaagcaaaggttttGGAAGCTCGAAGGGGCTTCATTATACTTAAAGATGAATAA
- the Nusap1 gene encoding nucleolar and spindle-associated protein 1 isoform X3, with protein MTVPSAEELDSFKYSDLQNLAKRLGLRANLRADKLLKALKAHLKHEERKENKDESQTSGSSKDETMIQINSHEQTKREPIGNITKTRRCKTVHGHPDSQQDHSEVKMSDDTEFQNQEKQKNQDLGTTAKVPSLPDQSQGDDNVVSSGKSEMNDNEDSKGPSERKSLYTDGFSKLGNNKRTTVTTPNFKKLHEARFKEMESIDEYIKRKKKHFEDHNSFHELKKQPGNKGGVVTPVPPKGRLSVTCTPINQQRSKGQSHGPASRSTRFSAATKDNEHKHSMIKTPARKSPHVTTSGKTSEGHAVPGTPNLKTNRENSAAVITPFKLTTMAMQTPVSNKKPVFDLKASLSRPLNYEPHKGKLKPWGKSKENNSLNEHVDRVTFHKKTYKQPHLQTREEQRKKQEQERKEKKAKVLEARRGFIILKDE; from the exons GCAGACAAGTTGTTAAAAGCCTTAAAAGCCCATCttaaacatgaagaaagaaaagaaaataag GATGAAAGTCAAACTTCTGGATCCTCCAAGGATGAAACTATGATACAGATTAACAGTCATGAACAAACCAAGAGGGAGCCAATTGGCAATATCACCAAAACGAGGAGATGCAAGACAGTTCATGGGCACCCTGACTCTCAG CAGGATCATTCTGAGGTAAAAATGAGTGATGATACTGAATTCCAGAatcaagaaaagcagaaaaaccAGGATCTTGGAACTACTGCAAAAGTTCCTTCTCTGCCAGACCAGAGCCAAGGAGATGATAATGTTGTTTCCTCAGGAAAAAGTGAGATGAATG ACAATGAAGATTCAAAGGGACCTTCAGAAAGAAAGTCACTCTACACAGATGGGTTTTCCAAACTTGGAAACAATAAAAGAACTACAGTCACTACTCCAA ATTTTAAGAAGCTTCATGAGGCTCGTTTTAAGGAAATGGAGTCCATTGATGaatatattaagagaaaaaagaaacattttgaagACCACAATTCCTTTCATGAACTGAAG AAGCAGCCTGGCAATAAGGGAGGAGTAGTAACTCCAGTTCCTCCAAAAGGAAGACTCTCTGTGACTTGTACACCAATCAACCAACAGCGCTCAAAAGGCCAATCACATGGCCCTGCAAGTCGGAGCACTAG GTTTTCAGCTGCTACTAAAGATAATGAGCATAAGCATTCAATGATCAAGACTCCAGCTAGAAAGTCTCCACATGTGACCACATCTGGGAAAACCTCAGAAGGCCATGCTGTGCCTGGGACACCCAATTTAAAGACCAACAGAGAGAATTCTGCTGCAG TTATTACCCCATTCAAGTTAACAACTATGGCAATGcagactccagtctccaataagAAACCAGTATTTGATCTCAAAGCAAGTTTGTCTCGTCCCCTCAACTATGAGCCACACAAAG GAAAGCTGAAACCATGGGGGAAatctaaagaaaataattctctgAATGAACATGTGGACAGAGTTACGTTCCATAAGAAAACCTATAAACAACCTCATCTCCAGACCAG GGAAGAGCAGCGGAAGAAACAAGAGCAAGAACGAAAGgagaagaaagcaaaggttttGGAAGCTCGAAGGGGCTTCATTATACTTAAAGATGAATAA
- the Nusap1 gene encoding nucleolar and spindle-associated protein 1 isoform X1: MTVPSAEELDSFKYSDLQNLAKRLGLRANLRADKLLKALKAHLKHEERKENKDESQTSGSSKDETMIQINSHEQTKREPIGNITKTRRCKTVHGHPDSQQDHSEVKMSDDTEFQNQEKQKNQDLGTTAKVPSLPDQSQGDDNVVSSGKSEMNDNEDSKGPSERKSLYTDGFSKLGNNKRTTVTTPNFKKLHEARFKEMESIDEYIKRKKKHFEDHNSFHELKKQPGNKGGVVTPVPPKGRLSVTCTPINQQRSKGQSHGPASRSTRYLRGSVKHSALSAAKMSVRFSAATKDNEHKHSMIKTPARKSPHVTTSGKTSEGHAVPGTPNLKTNRENSAAVITPFKLTTMAMQTPVSNKKPVFDLKASLSRPLNYEPHKGKLKPWGKSKENNSLNEHVDRVTFHKKTYKQPHLQTREEQRKKQEQERKEKKAKVLEARRGFIILKDE, from the exons GCAGACAAGTTGTTAAAAGCCTTAAAAGCCCATCttaaacatgaagaaagaaaagaaaataag GATGAAAGTCAAACTTCTGGATCCTCCAAGGATGAAACTATGATACAGATTAACAGTCATGAACAAACCAAGAGGGAGCCAATTGGCAATATCACCAAAACGAGGAGATGCAAGACAGTTCATGGGCACCCTGACTCTCAG CAGGATCATTCTGAGGTAAAAATGAGTGATGATACTGAATTCCAGAatcaagaaaagcagaaaaaccAGGATCTTGGAACTACTGCAAAAGTTCCTTCTCTGCCAGACCAGAGCCAAGGAGATGATAATGTTGTTTCCTCAGGAAAAAGTGAGATGAATG ACAATGAAGATTCAAAGGGACCTTCAGAAAGAAAGTCACTCTACACAGATGGGTTTTCCAAACTTGGAAACAATAAAAGAACTACAGTCACTACTCCAA ATTTTAAGAAGCTTCATGAGGCTCGTTTTAAGGAAATGGAGTCCATTGATGaatatattaagagaaaaaagaaacattttgaagACCACAATTCCTTTCATGAACTGAAG AAGCAGCCTGGCAATAAGGGAGGAGTAGTAACTCCAGTTCCTCCAAAAGGAAGACTCTCTGTGACTTGTACACCAATCAACCAACAGCGCTCAAAAGGCCAATCACATGGCCCTGCAAGTCGGAGCACTAGGTATCTGAGGGGGTCAGTCAAGCACTCTGCTCTCTCAGCAGCTAAAATGAGTGTCAG GTTTTCAGCTGCTACTAAAGATAATGAGCATAAGCATTCAATGATCAAGACTCCAGCTAGAAAGTCTCCACATGTGACCACATCTGGGAAAACCTCAGAAGGCCATGCTGTGCCTGGGACACCCAATTTAAAGACCAACAGAGAGAATTCTGCTGCAG TTATTACCCCATTCAAGTTAACAACTATGGCAATGcagactccagtctccaataagAAACCAGTATTTGATCTCAAAGCAAGTTTGTCTCGTCCCCTCAACTATGAGCCACACAAAG GAAAGCTGAAACCATGGGGGAAatctaaagaaaataattctctgAATGAACATGTGGACAGAGTTACGTTCCATAAGAAAACCTATAAACAACCTCATCTCCAGACCAG GGAAGAGCAGCGGAAGAAACAAGAGCAAGAACGAAAGgagaagaaagcaaaggttttGGAAGCTCGAAGGGGCTTCATTATACTTAAAGATGAATAA